The following proteins come from a genomic window of Macadamia integrifolia cultivar HAES 741 chromosome 14, SCU_Mint_v3, whole genome shotgun sequence:
- the LOC122061574 gene encoding putative disease resistance RPP13-like protein 1 has product MSGVGQRFRGPSFLQGALDRFSSPELWDFIRRWKINLEEVESLKWTSARIHYLSDEAEVKQFTNDAVKLWLNHLKQLFYDAEDILDDYATEILRLKLESNSHHQTQQQSDGTESADKDINETSEGIDQPKVFNMAEELQGIKRFGSKVRDIHEKLKSVEQKGAALGLMNSSIGSGSSRPFRERPQTSSLVNSTNVFGRDEDKWKIVDWLLKTPSPNDYDNRFSVLPIVGMGGLGKTTLAQLVYNDERVDKYFQLKAWVCISEDFDVMRLTKEIHDSATKSPSPPSNSLDVLQVKLKEVLSNKRFLLVLDDMWNEDSEKWDALKTPFAFGKLGSKILITTRSKRTASMVRTTENDYHLKGLSNEACFELVRRHAFKEGDSTKANQKMKVFGEEIVKKCKSLPLAIKTLASLLKDKKENSEWKDILENEIWDLKEGKILPSLMLSYHHLPPLLKRCFAYCALFPKDYVFGKIELVMLWMAEGIVQSKPKGKKRVEDIGGAYFDELFMRSFFQLSDRFHSNDVTSPFPMPSMLYTSYKSFYDLSKAFHIRSFFESSSNTGSGFVMHDLIHDLAEFVSNGICCRREEYDKTSEVVTTTTRHLSYLMEYCNVEVTELEAMNVRTLLDLKVHYLGFPNQFLFTMQFQFQFLRVLRLRNYGKFELPDSIGKLKHLRLLDLSKSMVTKLPNSIASLYNLQTLILIGCVRLREYPEEMDNLINLRHLFLPVWPVEKYSYEMALRVGNLTSLQTLSTFIVGSKKNGSELRWPQQLHGSLDISNLENVGYENETKAIVDNLKNNTHLLGLRLRWSAYKDDDSFPDLGRDEEVEEDVLEQLQPPTNLEALWIQNYGGTRFPSWIENPSFSNLETVSLINCRKICMSLPYLRQLPLLKHLVIYGCNAIIIVGSELCGGGSSSSANKQFRSLETLCIEWIKEWEEWIEVVEEEEESGGQFPCLRKLRISGCHKLKMFSQCLPILVELEIEYCNDLIELPQFLPSLRRLTIRECPKLVVVPSLPSSIESLYLSKCDLITTLSESDRPSSSAPCVNNSFSCLQKLIITYCPALVTVPDIRLFTALRELTIRDCKDLESLPMPGLLHNFTSLQSLVLCNVNCVRDGLYKLTSLRELEITSSPALVTFPEIRLFTALKKLSIRDCKNLESLAMGLSDGLLKLTSLTDLEIKECPALEFFPDMGLPTSLLDLWIQKCGKLKFSPKELHKLTKLQYLSIVECSSLMDCTNQEPLLYCLFRNLTTLKCLTIVGCPDLVSIPKGMFPINLWHLIIGDCPILESVHNGLSDVTSLDCLRIYNCPILAQRCLDKEGEEWSKLSQSQIPHIRVDEKYFFKSKTRR; this is encoded by the exons atgtcaGGTGTGGGACAGCGTTTTAGAGGGCCATCCTTCCTTCAGGGGGCGTTGGATAGGTTTTCCTCTCCGGAGTTATGGGACTTCATTCGCCGATGGAAGATAAACTTGGAGGAAGTGGAGTCACTGAAGTGGACGTCAGCTAGGATTCATTACTTATCTGATGAAGCTGAAGTGAAGCAGTTCACCAATGATGCTGTCAAACTTTGGCTCAATCACCTCAAACAATTATTCTACGATGCGGAAGACATTCTGGATGACTATGCCACTGAAATTCTACGCCTTAAATTGGAATCTAACTCTCATCACCAAACCCAACAACAG tctgaTGGTACAGAATCTGCGGATAAGGACATCAATGAAACTTCAGAAGGCATTGATCAGCCTAAGGTTTTTAACATGGCCGAAGAGCTGCAAGGAATTAAAAGGTTTGGATCAAAAGTGAGGGATATACACGAGAAGTTAAAAAGTGTAGAACAAAAAGGTGCTGCTCTAGGATTAATGAACTCGAGCATCGGATCTGGGTCCTCAAGGCCATTCCGTGAAAGGCCACAGACAAGTTCTTTGGTGAATAGTACTAATGTTTTTGGCCGAGACGAAGATAAGTGGAAGATTGTTGACTGGTTGTTAAAAACTCCAAGCCCCAATGACTATGATAATAGATTCTCAGTGCTGCCCATCGTGGGCATGGGTGGACTTGGCAAGACCACCCTTGCTCAACTTGTTTACAACGATGAGAGAGTTGACAAGTATTTTCAGCTCAAAGCTTGGGTCTGCATATCGGAAGACTTTGATGTCATGAGATTAACTAAAGAAATTCACGATTCAGCCACTAAGTCACCATCCCCTCCTTCTAATTCATTGGATGTGTTACAGGTGAAACTTAAAGAAGTTTTGAGCAACAAAAGATTCTTATTGGTTTTGGATGATATGTGGAACGAGGATTCTGAGAAATGGGATGCCTTAAAGACTCCTTTTGCATTCGGTAAACTAGGAAGCAAGATATTGATCACAACTCGGAGCAAAAGAACTGCATCAATGGTGCGCACTACAGAGAATGATTATCATCTAAAAGGTTTGTCGAACGAGGCTTGTTTTGAACTGGTCAGAAGGCACGCTTTTAAAGAAGGAGATTCAACCAAAGCAAATCAAAAGATGAAAGTATTTGGAGAAGAAATTGTGAAAAAATGTAAGAGTTTACCTTTGGCTATAAAGACACTTGCCAGCCTCTTGaaagataaaaaggaaaacagTGAGTGGAAAGATATTCTGGAGAATGAAATATGGGATTTAAAAGAGGGTAAGATCCTACCGTCACTCATGTTGAGCTATCATCATCTTCCACCACTTTTGAAGAGATGCTTTGCATATTGTGCTTTGTTTCCCAAAGACTATGTATTTGGCAAGATTGAATTAGTTATGTTGTGGATGGCGGAAGGTATTGTTCAATcaaaaccaaaaggaaaaaaacgaGTGGAAGATATAGGGGGTGCGTATTTTGATGAATTATTTATGAGGTCCTTCTTTCAATTATCTGATCGTTTTCATTCCAACGATGTGACATCCCCTTTTCCTATGCCAAGTATGTTATATACTAGTTACAAAAGCTTCTATGATTTATCAAAAGCATTTCACATCAGGTCATTTTTTGAGTCATCCAGTAACACGGGATCAGGATTTGTGATGCATGATCTGATCCATGATTTGGCAGAATTTGTTTCCAATGGAATATGTTGTAGGAGGGAAGAGTATGATAAGACATCCGAAGTTGTTACGACAACAACCCGTCACTTGTCCTACCTTATGGAATATTGTAATGTTGAAGTAACAGAACTTGAGGCCATGAATGTACGCACTCTTCTAGATCTGAAAGTACATTATCTTGGTTTCCCTAACCAATTTTTATTCACCAtgcaattccaattccaattcttgCGGGTGCTACGTTTAAGAAACTATGGAAAATTTGAGTTACCTGATTCAATTGGCAAGTTGAAACACCTAAGGCTTCTTGATCTCTCAAAATCTATGGTTACAAAGTTACCCAACTCAATTGCAAGTCTTTACAATCTACAAACATTGATCTTAATTGGTTGTGTACGTCTTCGAGAGTATCCTGAAGAGATGGATAACCTCATAAACCTTCGTCATCTTTTTCTCCCCGTATGGCCAGTAGAGAAATATTCCTATGAAATGGCATTAAGAGTGGGTAACTTAACCAGTCTTCAGACATTGAGCACATTCATTGTGGGgtcaaaaaaaaatggtagcgAGTTGAGGTGGCCCCAACAACTTCATGGCAGTCTGGACatttcaaatttggaaaatgtTGGCTATGAGAACGAGACAAAAGCCATAGTGGACAATTTAAAGAATAACACACACCTTCTTGGGCTACGATTGCGGTGGAGTGCTTATAAAGACGATGATAGTTTTCCTgatttgggaagagatgaagaagtagaggaagATGTACTTGAGCAATTACAGCCTCCTACAAATCTTGAAGCACTATGGATTCAAAATTATGGTGGTACGAGATTCCCAAGCTGGATAGAGAATCCTTCCTTCTCTAATTTAGAGACAGTGAGTCTCATTAATTGTCGCAAAATTTGCATGTCCCTGCCTTATCTTAGGCAATTGCCCTTGCTCAAACACCTAGTGATCTATGGTTGCAATGCTATAATAATTGTGGGAAGTGAATTATGTGGGGGTGGTTCATCATCATCAGCTAATAAGCAATTTCGATCATTGGAAACATTATGTATTGAATGGATAAAGGAGTGGGAAGAGTGGATCGAagtggttgaagaagaagaagaaagcggAGGACAATTCCCTTGCCTTCGTAAGCTAAGAATAAGTGGTTGTCACAAGCTAAAGATGTTCTCTCAATGCCTCCCTATCTTGGTTGAACTGGAAATAGAATATTGTAATGACCTAATTGAACTACCGCAGTTTCTTCCTTCATTACGACGACTCACTATCCGTGAATGTCCAAAATTGGTGGTGGTTCCGAGTCTTCCATCATCCATTGAGAGTTTGTATCTGTCAAAATGTGACCTCATAACAACATTGTCTGAATCTGACCGCCCATCATCATCAGCCCCATGTGTAAATAATTCATTCTCTTGTCTCCAAAAACTTATAATCACATATTGCCCTGCTCTTGTGACCGTCCCAGATATAAGGTTATTCACTGCACTTCGAGAATTGACGATCCGAGATTGCAAGGACCTAGAGTCCTTGCCCATGCCGGGATTACTACACAACTTCACATCCCTCCAATCATTAGTACTTTGTAACGTGAACTGCGTGCGGGATGGACTGTACAAACTCACTTCCCTCCGTGAACTTGAAATCACAAGTTCCCCTGCTCTTGTGACCTTTCCAGAAATAAGGTTATTTACAGCACTTAAAAAATTGAGCATCCGAGATTGCAAGAACCTAGAGTCCTTGGCCATGGGACTATCTGATGGACTGCTCAAACTCACGTCCCTCACCGATTTAGAAATCAAAGAGTGCCCTGCCCTTGAGTTCTTTCCAGATATGGGGTTACCCACCTCGCTTTTGGACCTATGGATTCAAAAATGTGGGAAACTGAAGTTTTCGCCCAAGGAGCTTCACAAACTCACCAAACTTCAATACCTGAGCATCGTGGAATGCTCTTCTCTCATGGACTGCACGAATCAAGAACCCCTCCTCTACTGTTTGTTTCGTAATCTCACCACTCTTAAATGTCTCACTATTGTTGGATGTCCTGATCTCGTCTCCATTCCAAAAGGCATGTTTCCCATCAATCTTTGGCATTTGATCATCGGTGACTGCCCAATCCTTGAATCCGTACACAACGGACTCTCTGACGTTACCTCTCTTGATTGCTTGCGGATCTACAATTGTCCAATACTAGCACAACGGTGCCTAgataaggaaggagaagagtggTCCAAGCTTTCCCAATCCCAAATCCCTCATATAAGAGtagatgaaaaatatttttttaaaagcaagacACGGAGATGA